The following proteins are co-located in the Pochonia chlamydosporia 170 chromosome 6, whole genome shotgun sequence genome:
- a CDS encoding heterokaryon incompatibility protein (HET) domain-containing protein, with the protein MFLGRQSNRSYEYDSVPDHSIRLFEVNVEKSTRLQSLVGSLKQTKLDQVPPFLALSYHWGNSVKDIRIDCDGFHLHITGALADALHRLLWFYQTGDNQYHFPTRLLWIDQVCINQNDIDERFQQVRLMGTIYWRAIRTVVWLGPSSPTCEGGWRLVDQIYDVFKGENPRAKQIGDIRVQFYSRNDTSSTGSPP; encoded by the coding sequence ATGTTTCTCGGCAGGCAAAGCAACCGATCCTACGAGTACGACTCCGTCCCAGATCACTCCATCCGGCTTTTTGAGGTCAATGTTGAGAAGTCGACACGGCTGCAGAGTCTAGTGGGTTCCCTGAAGCAGACAAAACTGGATCAGGTGCCGCCATTCCTTGCCCTCAGCTATCATTGGGGAAATAGCGTCAAAGACATCCGTATCGACTGTGACGGATTCCATTTGCATATAACTGGGGCACTGGCAGATGCCCTTCACAGGCTGTTGTGGTTCTATCAGACGGGCGACAATCAATACCACTTTCCCACACGGCTGTTGTGGATCGACCAAGTCTGCATCAATCAAAATGACATTGACGAACGATTCCAACAAGTCAGACTCATGGGAACCATATACTGGCGCGCTATTCGTACCGTTGTCTGGCTGGGACCGAGTTCCCCGACATGCGAAGGAGGCTGGCGGCTGGTTGATCAGATATACGACGTTTTTAAAGGCGAAAATCCTAGAGCGAAGCAGATCGGCGATATTAGAGTTCAGTTTTACTCGAGGAACGACACATCCAGTACGGGCTCACCCCCTTGA
- a CDS encoding poly(A) polymerase (similar to Cordyceps militaris CM01 XP_006671663.1), which yields MEPKAKRIKVDRGSSSPRQTFNTIQLTPSSVQQAPKVAMKRTIELLPAEQLLRDLLLECAQHFPGLQLWIAGGWVRDRLLGIPSSDLDLALTNVTGRQFGTYLESFSAKPDIQAKYHQKAAGLGIPHTSFTRFYIVERNVNKAKKLETAGGKLFGLDIDLVNLRKEVYDGHSRTPEMEFGTPEEDTFRRDATVNSLLFDLEKREVVDLTGRGLQDLDARIMRTPLDPRQTFMDDPLRVLRLIRIGSKLGFAIDTEAMNCMKEKDIRRALDTIITRDRIGVEVFKMMNSPHPEVAFERLWEANLYSPVFIRLDSSLLHNLQAECPTSGSASESWPSTWPRAYRLLDYLLADSGNLGKLVKGETTADHLWTMAAYAPFSVLRHTMLKQAVEEATTAVRATAKISKLLRDALTNFDSIHAIVDTVADEPEKFPPRSLVGMAIRSWGTTWVAQVTYVMLALVMSSQTESSGSFPSTSSAEKWPEDSVFLKFSAFADFVFRSNLRDAHLQRPLLDGNEIQRLYGVHKGGKFVKSALDGLVAWQLDHPESGIDEAKAWLLGRREELGVPSSSEAK from the coding sequence ATGGAGCCCAAGGCAAAGAGAATCAAAGTTGACAGAGGTAGCTCGTCCCCGCGGCAAACTTTCAATACTATTCAACTAACCCCGTCATCAGTTCAACAGGCGCCCAAAGTAGCAATGAAAAGGACAATTGAACTGCTGCCTGCAGAACAGCTCCTCCGGGACCTTTTGCTCGAATGCGCACAGCATTTCCCCGGGCTCCAACTCTGGATTGCAGGTGGTTGGGTTCGAGATCGCTTGCTTGGAATCCCTTCATCCGACCTCGACCTGGCGCTGACCAACGTAACGGGGAGGCAATTTGGCACATACTTGGAAAGCTTCTCTGCCAAGCCAGATATCCAAGCCAAGTACCACCAGAAGGCAGCCGGCCTGGGCATCCCGCACACCAGTTTCACCCGGTTTTATATAGTCGAAAGAAACgtcaacaaagccaagaagctcgagaCGGCTGGCGGCAAACTCTTTGGCCTGGATATCGATTTGGTTAATCTGCGCAAGGAGGTTTACGATGGACATAGTCGAACCCCGGAAATGGAGTTTGGCACCCCTGAGGAGGACACCTTTCGTCGCGATGCAACCGTCAATTCTCTCTTATTTGACCTGGAGAAGCGGGAAGTTGTTGATCTCACGGGCAGAGGTCTACAAGACTTGGATGCGAGAATAATGAGGACGCCCCTAGATCCAAGGCAGACATTCATGGACGATCCGCTACGTGTGCTGCGACTGATTCGCATTGGTAGTAAACTCGGTTTTGCTATTGACACAGAGGCAATGAATTGTatgaaggagaaggacatACGACGAgcacttgacaccatcatcacccgcGACAGAATTGGTGTCGAGGTGTTCAAAATGATGAATAGCCCACACCCAGAGGTGGCGTTTGAGCGTCTTTGGGAAGCAAATCTATACTCTCCGGTTTTCATCCGTCTCGATTCCTCACTCCTCCACAACTTACAGGCAGAGTGTCCCACAAGCGGATCTGCGTCAGAATCATGGCCCAGCACGTGGCCACGAGCTTACCGGCTGCTCGACTACCTCCTAGCAGACAGTGGTAATCTAGGCAAGCTGGTTAAAGGTGAGACAACGGCAGATCATCTTTGGACCATGGCTGCTTATGCGCCATTTTCCGTGCTTCGACATACCATGCTAAAACAGGCCGTCGAAGAGGCCACAACCGCCGTTCGAGCCACCGCAAAGATATCCAAGCTACTCAGGGACGCACTGACAAATTTCGATTCAATCCATGCTATTGTGGATACTGTCGCCGATGAGCCTGAGAAATTCCCGCCAAGGAGCCTTGTAGGCATGGCAATTCGTTCCTGGGGCACAACTTGGGTCGCGCAAGTGACGTACGTCATGCTAGCGCTCGTCATGTCTTCCCAAACAGAGTCTTCGGGATCCTTTCCAAGTACCTCGTCGGCAGAGAAGTGGCCAGAAGATTCAGTGTTTTTGAAGTTTTCCGCCTTTGCCGATTTCGTGTTTCGGAGTAACTTGCGAGACGCCCACCTCCAGCGGCCGTTGTTAGACGGAAACGAGATCCAAAGGCTCTATGGTGTACATAAGGGGGGAAAGTTTGTCAAGAGCGCATTGGATGGCCTCGTAGCATGGCAGCTCGATCATCCGGAGAGTGGGATTGACGAGGCTAAGGCGTGGCTTCTTGGCCGAAGAGAAGAATTAGGTGTGCCGTCTTCTAGTGAAGCCAAATGA
- a CDS encoding FAD binding domain-containing protein (similar to Colletotrichum gloeosporioides Nara gc5 XP_007285943.1): protein MAWSNFKVLIIGGGPVGLFAAHALRSVGFDFLLLEQREDIIIDVGACLALTPATLRVFQQLGLLNQLLAIGCELEKRQTFTLDGHLFDSTLFQCMKKNHGSSIHVFHRAELIKLLYDSLGDDRRKIMTGKKVTDIITRDDGVKAICDDGSTYQGSIILGADGAHSKTRRLMRELALKSNPTMEWDLERPYTSTYKCMFFSSPEASAPGLFVDTESKNRSIIYATSKHRTWVFLSEKLQQPTAERASYTVEDADTFAKSFEDYPVTKSLKIRDILSQKASSGMVNLDEGLVKHWSWGRIVLAGDSCHKFTPHAGLGFNNGVQDIVVLLNELRAVSSAPGHVPNSAELTNAFQSYQTSRYEPLKADSFVSGLITRLQAWDNTFYYILARYIAPLRIWEYLLWNYAAPQGMKITPVLDGICCGAFPRGN from the exons ATGGCGTGGAGCAACTTCAAAGTCCTCATAATAGGCGGTGGACCGGTCGGATTGTTCGCTGCCCACGCTTTGCGTTCAGTTGGATTTGATTTTCTACTTCTCGAGCAAAGGGAAGACATCATAATCGATGTTGGTGCCTGCTTGGCCCTCACACCCGCTACGCTGCGAGTGTTTCAACAACTAGGTCTGCTCAACCAGTTGCTAGCTATAGGCTGTGAGCTAGAAAAGAGGCAAACGTTTACCTTGGATGGTCACCTGTTTGACAGTACTTTGTTTCAATGCATGAAAAAGAA TCATGGCAGCTCTATACACGTCTTCCACCGTGCTGAGCTCATAAAACTTCTCTACGACTCTCTCGGGGACGACAGACGCAAGATTATGACTGGAAAGAAAGTGACAGACATTATAACCCGCGACGACGGCGTGAAAGCCATATGCGATGACGGAAGTACCTATCAGGGATCGATCATACTGGGTGCGGATGGTGCTCACAGTAAGACGCGTCGGCTGATGCGAGAGTTGGCTTTAAAATCCAACCCTACTATGGAATGGGACCTCGAACGACCATACACGTCGACCTATAAATGCATGTTTTTCAGCAGCCCGGAAGCCTCGGCACCAGGCCTTTTCGTCGACACGGAGAGCAAGAACCGCTCCATAATTTACGCGACCAGTAAGCATCGTACATGGGTATTTTTGAGCGAGAAGTTGCAGCAGCCAACAGCGGAACGTGCAAGCTATACCGTAGAAGATGCCGACACCTTCGCAAAGAGTTTCGAGGACTATCCTGTCACCAAGTCTCTCAAGATTAGAGATATACTCTCTCAGAAAGCGTCCTCTGGTATGGTCAACTTAGACGAAGGGCTCGTCAAGCATTGGAGTTGGGGCCGCATCGTTTTGGCAGGTGATTCCTGTCACAAATTCACTCCGCATGCTGGCTTGGGATTCAATAATGGTGTACAGGATATTGTTGTGTTATTGAATGAGTTACGTGCCGTGAGTTCGGCCCCGGGACATGTTCCCAACTCGGCTGAGCTCACAAATGCTTTTCAATCTTACCAAACAAGTCGGTATGAACCTCTCAAGGCTGATTCCTTTGTGTCAGGCCTTATAACTCGTCTACAAGCCTGGGATAACACGTTCTATTATATACTGGCGCGATACATTGCACCCCTGCGGATATGGGAATATTTACTTTGGAATTATGCCGCTCCGCAAGGCATGAAAATAACTCCCGTTCTTGACGGCATTTGCTGTGGAGCCTTTCCTCGGGGCAATTGA